A stretch of the Dechloromonas sp. TW-R-39-2 genome encodes the following:
- a CDS encoding TonB-dependent siderophore receptor: MMSGLLRADREKPCRLSVLGMLLLLASSGLQATDSAGALADLTLEQLTQQEVIWASKIARQVSDSPSAVAIVTAADIRAYGYRTLADVINSMRGLYTTNDRRYQYMGGRGFGAPEDYAGRVMLLIDGYATQDSLFNQAYIDEGGLIDLELVERVEYVPGTGSVTYGNNALLGIINVVTRHGRDFNATQLSGEIASHGGRKQRVTYGKYFDNGADLLLSASALDARGQSLYFPAYDTPATNNGMAQNVDAEHNNRLFGKFSYDGWTVEAAYVDRKKTVPTNPNAYTAFNTPFTVQDTNAFLNARYETDLAHKLHSASRFYYGHYAYDGFRQFADFSDGEKFGRRQFDADWWGIDQKFVGNWFASHSIVFGFEYRNDFRQRFHWSYLSPSRVTVRESEEMYARRTTSFYLTDEFRINDRWSLNVGARHDNASDLAGNWSPRLAAIYHPSLSTTVKASWSEAFRMPHAYERSFYGAAAAPEFVTASELVVQHDLSPQTRLTGSVYRYHRTRQIVFNDALNDYVDAGSSYTRGVELELERSWENGTRLRSSVAFQSSKDVNGEDAVNSPNLLGKFNLTFPIVANALRTGIEAQYTGARQTLERQRLSSVTLANLTFSSERKWYGLSSSFSIRNLFDKKYDAVSPFDWRPDSGYPQDSLRMDGRTYWFQLNYDL; the protein is encoded by the coding sequence ATGATGTCCGGGCTGTTACGGGCGGACCGCGAAAAACCATGCCGCCTGAGCGTGCTGGGCATGCTTCTGCTGTTGGCTTCCAGCGGTCTGCAGGCGACCGATTCGGCCGGTGCCCTGGCGGATCTGACGCTCGAACAACTGACGCAGCAGGAAGTGATCTGGGCCTCGAAAATTGCCCGCCAGGTCAGCGACTCGCCCTCGGCCGTGGCGATTGTCACGGCTGCCGATATCCGGGCTTACGGTTACCGGACGCTGGCCGATGTGATCAATAGCATGCGGGGCTTGTACACGACCAACGATCGCCGCTATCAATACATGGGCGGACGTGGCTTTGGCGCTCCGGAGGATTACGCTGGCCGGGTGATGCTGCTGATCGACGGCTATGCGACCCAGGACAGCCTGTTCAACCAGGCTTATATCGACGAAGGTGGCCTGATCGATCTCGAACTGGTTGAGCGTGTCGAGTACGTGCCGGGCACCGGTTCGGTGACCTACGGCAATAATGCCTTGCTCGGCATCATCAACGTCGTTACCCGGCATGGGCGCGATTTCAACGCCACCCAGTTGTCCGGCGAGATCGCCAGCCACGGCGGGCGGAAACAGCGTGTGACCTACGGCAAGTATTTCGACAATGGGGCGGATTTGCTGTTGTCTGCCTCGGCGCTTGATGCACGCGGCCAGAGCCTCTATTTCCCGGCCTACGACACGCCGGCCACCAACAACGGCATGGCGCAGAATGTCGATGCAGAGCATAACAATCGTCTGTTCGGCAAGTTTTCCTATGACGGCTGGACGGTCGAAGCGGCTTATGTGGACCGAAAAAAGACGGTGCCGACCAATCCGAATGCCTATACCGCATTCAATACGCCCTTTACCGTGCAGGATACCAACGCCTTCCTGAATGCGCGCTACGAAACCGATCTGGCCCACAAGCTGCATTCCGCTTCGCGTTTTTACTACGGACACTACGCTTACGACGGTTTTCGCCAGTTTGCCGATTTCAGCGATGGTGAGAAATTCGGGCGTCGCCAGTTCGATGCCGACTGGTGGGGCATCGATCAGAAATTTGTTGGCAACTGGTTTGCCAGCCACTCAATCGTTTTTGGCTTCGAGTATCGCAATGATTTTCGCCAGCGCTTTCACTGGAGCTACCTTTCCCCGTCGCGGGTGACTGTGCGGGAAAGCGAGGAAATGTATGCCCGGCGGACGACCAGCTTTTACCTGACCGACGAATTCCGGATCAACGATCGATGGTCGCTCAATGTTGGCGCGCGCCACGATAACGCCAGCGATCTGGCCGGCAACTGGAGCCCGCGCCTGGCCGCGATTTATCATCCCAGCCTGAGTACGACCGTGAAAGCCTCCTGGAGCGAAGCTTTCCGCATGCCGCACGCCTATGAACGCTCTTTCTACGGTGCCGCCGCCGCGCCGGAATTCGTCACGGCCAGTGAACTGGTCGTGCAGCACGATCTGTCGCCCCAAACCCGCCTGACCGGCTCGGTGTATCGCTATCACCGTACCCGGCAGATAGTATTCAACGATGCACTGAACGATTATGTCGATGCTGGTTCGAGCTACACCAGGGGCGTTGAGCTTGAGTTGGAGCGTTCCTGGGAAAACGGAACCCGCCTGCGCAGCAGCGTGGCTTTCCAGAGCTCCAAGGATGTGAATGGCGAAGATGCCGTCAATTCCCCCAATTTGCTGGGCAAGTTCAATCTGACATTCCCCATCGTTGCGAATGCCTTGCGGACGGGTATCGAGGCGCAGTACACGGGGGCGCGCCAGACCCTGGAGCGGCAGCGCCTGTCGAGTGTCACGCTGGCCAACCTGACTTTTTCCAGTGAGCGGAAATGGTACGGACTGTCTTCTTCGTTCAGCATCCGCAATCTGTTCGACAAGAAATACGATGCCGTTTCGCCTTTCGACTGGCGCCCCGACAGTGGCTATCCCCAGGATTCGCTGCGCATGGATGGCCGGACTTACTGGTTCCAACTGAATTACGATTTGTAG
- the cysN gene encoding sulfate adenylyltransferase subunit CysN produces MSAHQVERVYEDAGLLRFLTCGSVDDGKSTLIGRLLYDTKTILADTLSAIAKTSEKRGLGAVDLSLLTDGLQAEREQGITIDVAYRYFSTGTRKYIIADAPGHEQYTRNMVTAASTANLAIILIDARKGVLTQTRRHSKLAALVGIPHLIVAINKMDLADYSQETYERIKAEYLEFAAKVGIEDIRFIPLSALNGDMIVDRGDKLNWYDGPTLLEMLEAAPAAHTEHTEKFRFPVQYVCRPQDSANPELHDYRGFMGRVEAGSIKVGDAVTVLPSGRESTVKAVQLGGVDIGEAFTEQSITLLLADEIDTSRGDMIVKSNEVPAAVKQIEATVCWMAEQPMDRARTYLIRHTTRDSKAKLAAIDHRLDVNTLEKVPAEKLAMNDIAQVTFKLAQPLFADPYLENRGTGAFIIIDESNNNTVGAGMIL; encoded by the coding sequence ATGAGCGCCCATCAAGTTGAACGAGTTTACGAAGATGCCGGCCTGCTCCGCTTCCTGACCTGCGGCAGCGTCGATGACGGCAAGAGCACGCTGATCGGCCGCCTGCTGTACGACACCAAGACCATTCTTGCCGACACCCTGTCGGCCATCGCCAAGACCTCGGAAAAGCGCGGCCTCGGCGCCGTCGACCTGTCGCTACTGACCGATGGCCTGCAAGCCGAGCGCGAGCAAGGCATCACGATCGACGTCGCCTACCGTTATTTCAGCACCGGGACGCGCAAGTACATCATCGCCGATGCGCCGGGCCACGAGCAGTACACCCGCAACATGGTGACCGCCGCGTCGACCGCCAACCTGGCCATCATCCTGATCGATGCGCGCAAGGGTGTCCTGACCCAAACCCGCCGCCACTCCAAACTGGCCGCACTGGTTGGCATTCCGCACCTGATCGTCGCGATCAACAAGATGGACCTGGCCGATTACTCGCAGGAAACCTACGAGCGCATCAAAGCTGAATACCTCGAATTCGCGGCCAAGGTCGGCATCGAAGACATCCGCTTCATCCCGTTGTCAGCCCTGAACGGCGACATGATCGTCGACCGCGGCGACAAGCTGAACTGGTACGACGGCCCGACCCTGCTGGAAATGCTCGAAGCCGCTCCGGCCGCACACACCGAGCACACCGAGAAGTTTCGCTTCCCAGTCCAGTACGTCTGCCGCCCGCAGGATTCGGCCAACCCGGAACTGCACGACTACCGTGGCTTCATGGGCCGCGTCGAAGCTGGCTCGATCAAGGTTGGCGACGCCGTCACCGTTTTACCCTCCGGCCGCGAGTCGACCGTGAAAGCGGTTCAATTGGGTGGCGTCGATATCGGCGAAGCTTTCACCGAACAATCGATCACCCTGCTGCTGGCCGATGAAATCGACACCTCGCGTGGCGACATGATCGTCAAGTCCAATGAAGTGCCGGCCGCCGTCAAGCAGATCGAAGCCACTGTCTGCTGGATGGCCGAACAACCGATGGACCGCGCCCGCACCTACCTGATCCGCCACACGACGCGCGACTCCAAGGCCAAGCTGGCCGCCATCGACCATCGTCTGGATGTGAACACCCTGGAAAAAGTCCCGGCCGAAAAGCTGGCGATGAACGACATTGCACAAGTGACGTTCAAACTCGCCCAACCGCTGTTCGCCGATCCCTACCTGGAAAACCGCGGCACCGGCGCTTTCATCATCATCGACGAAAGCAACAACAACACCGTTGGCGCCGGGATGATTCTCTGA
- the cysD gene encoding sulfate adenylyltransferase subunit CysD has protein sequence MTQRNTLSHLDWLEAEAIHIMREVAGQCSNPVLLFSGGKDSICMLRLAEKAFRPGKFPFPLMHIDTGHNYKEVVAFRDKRAAELGERLIVRSVEDSMKRGTVVLKHEGESRNKHQSVTLLEAIEEFGFDACIGGARRDEEKARAKERIFSFRDEFGQWDPKNQRPELWSLYNARSHKGENIRAFPISNWTEMDVWQYIEREGLELPSIYFAHKRPIVMRQGAIVPVNVPLVDGGIANPSRDGEEIIDLQVRFRTVGDISCTAPVESDADNVSKIVFETATTTITERGATRLDDQTSDASMEQRKKEGYF, from the coding sequence ATGACTCAACGCAACACACTCTCTCACCTCGACTGGCTCGAAGCCGAAGCCATCCACATCATGCGCGAAGTGGCCGGCCAGTGTTCCAACCCGGTGCTGCTTTTCTCCGGTGGCAAGGACTCGATCTGCATGCTGCGCCTGGCTGAAAAGGCCTTCCGCCCGGGCAAGTTTCCCTTCCCGCTGATGCACATCGACACCGGCCACAATTACAAGGAAGTCGTTGCCTTCCGCGACAAGCGTGCGGCCGAACTCGGCGAGCGTTTGATCGTTCGCTCCGTTGAGGATTCGATGAAGCGCGGCACGGTTGTTCTCAAGCACGAAGGCGAATCGCGCAACAAGCACCAGTCGGTAACCCTGCTCGAAGCCATCGAAGAATTCGGCTTTGACGCCTGCATCGGCGGCGCCCGCCGCGACGAGGAAAAGGCCCGCGCCAAGGAACGTATCTTCAGTTTCCGCGACGAATTCGGCCAGTGGGACCCGAAGAATCAGCGCCCGGAACTGTGGAGCCTGTACAACGCGCGCAGCCACAAGGGCGAGAACATCCGCGCCTTCCCGATCTCGAACTGGACGGAAATGGACGTCTGGCAATACATCGAGCGCGAAGGCCTGGAACTGCCGTCGATCTATTTCGCCCACAAGCGTCCGATCGTCATGCGCCAGGGCGCTATCGTGCCGGTCAATGTGCCGCTGGTTGACGGCGGCATCGCCAATCCATCCAGGGACGGTGAAGAAATCATCGACCTGCAGGTCCGTTTCCGCACCGTCGGCGACATTTCCTGCACGGCGCCGGTTGAATCCGATGCCGACAACGTCAGCAAGATTGTTTTCGAAACCGCCACCACCACCATCACCGAGCGCGGCGCTACCCGTCTGGACGACCAGACCAGCGACGCCTCCATGGAACAACGCAAGAAAGAGGGTTATTTCTGA